The Micromonospora sp. NBC_00421 genome contains a region encoding:
- a CDS encoding flavoprotein, which yields MSGGPHQSSEHRAVLYVIACGSPLARHLDRLVDLAQDDGWEVCVVTTPDGAKFVDRAALARQTGHPVRTHYKNPGDPDVLPPADAMVVCPATVNTVNKWAAGITDTLALGLLVEGQGKGVPVVVVPFTNAAMAGHPAFQTGLQRLREWGATVLFGDHVYPLHPPGTGERHLHAFPWEAAVAALPDRSRAASAA from the coding sequence ATGAGCGGCGGCCCGCACCAGAGCAGCGAGCACCGAGCGGTGCTCTACGTCATCGCCTGCGGTTCGCCGCTGGCCCGTCACCTCGACCGCCTGGTCGACCTGGCCCAGGACGACGGCTGGGAGGTCTGCGTCGTCACCACCCCCGACGGGGCGAAGTTCGTGGACCGGGCCGCGTTGGCCCGGCAGACCGGGCACCCGGTCCGTACCCACTACAAGAACCCGGGCGACCCGGACGTGCTCCCCCCGGCCGACGCGATGGTGGTCTGCCCGGCCACCGTCAACACGGTCAACAAGTGGGCGGCCGGGATCACCGACACCCTGGCCCTGGGCCTGCTGGTCGAGGGCCAGGGCAAGGGGGTGCCGGTGGTGGTGGTGCCGTTCACCAATGCGGCGATGGCCGGGCATCCGGCCTTCCAGACCGGTCTGCAACGACTGCGCGAGTGGGGTGCCACGGTGCTCTTCGGCGACCACGTCTACCCGCTGCACCCGCCCGGTACGGGGGAACGGCACCTGCACGCCTTTCCGTGGGAGGCGGCGGTGGCGGCCCTGCCGGACCGGTCCCGGGCCGCCTCGGCCGCCTGA
- a CDS encoding Nif3-like dinuclear metal center hexameric protein, which produces MSTTASPPSVADVVSELDRCFPPAWAEEWDRVGLVLGEPTDPVRRVYGTVDVVPETVAEALAAGADLIVAHHPLLLRGVSSVAPTTWKGRIVHDLIRAGVALYVAHTNADIAAPGVSDALAARFGLTGLRPLEPSAPGSPAAGGGRGIGRVGELPAPLTLAELTRYAAAVLPATVWGVRAGGDPGRIVRTLAVSGGSGEGFLAAATAAGADAFLTSDLRHHAAGEHLAAGGPALLEAAHWATERPWLDDVAAHLRAGFGVETVVSDLDTDPWTVHAAAPAMDDKEPRP; this is translated from the coding sequence GTGAGCACAACCGCGTCCCCGCCGTCCGTCGCCGATGTCGTCTCCGAGCTGGATCGGTGTTTTCCGCCCGCCTGGGCCGAGGAGTGGGACCGGGTCGGTCTGGTGCTCGGCGAGCCCACCGACCCGGTCCGCCGGGTCTACGGCACGGTGGACGTCGTCCCCGAGACGGTCGCCGAAGCCCTCGCCGCAGGTGCCGACCTGATCGTCGCGCACCACCCGTTGCTGCTGCGCGGCGTCTCGTCGGTCGCCCCGACCACCTGGAAGGGGCGGATCGTGCACGACCTGATCCGCGCCGGGGTGGCCCTGTACGTGGCGCACACCAACGCCGACATCGCCGCGCCGGGCGTCTCCGACGCGTTGGCCGCCCGGTTCGGGTTGACCGGCCTGCGGCCCCTCGAACCCTCCGCCCCGGGCTCCCCGGCGGCCGGTGGCGGTCGGGGCATCGGCCGGGTCGGTGAGCTGCCCGCCCCGCTGACGCTTGCCGAGTTGACCCGGTACGCCGCCGCCGTCCTGCCCGCCACCGTGTGGGGGGTTCGCGCCGGCGGCGATCCCGGGCGTATCGTGCGTACCCTCGCGGTCAGCGGCGGCTCGGGCGAGGGTTTCCTGGCCGCGGCGACCGCTGCCGGGGCGGACGCCTTCCTCACCTCCGACCTGCGGCACCACGCCGCCGGCGAGCACCTCGCCGCCGGTGGGCCCGCCCTGCTGGAGGCCGCACACTGGGCGACCGAACGACCCTGGCTGGACGACGTGGCCGCCCACCTGCGGGCCGGCTTCGGCGTCGAGACCGTGGTGTCCGACCTGGACACCGACCCGTGGACCGTGCACGCCGCCGCACCCGCGATGGACGACAAGGAGCCCCGACCGTGA
- a CDS encoding FAD:protein FMN transferase, whose product MGTAISLDLADDLPAATLGTLADDTFRWLREVDARFTTYREDSEVRRFDRGELPLAGASADLRAVLARCADLWGDTDGYFDAYATGRWDPSGYVKGWAAQVASDRLVAAGAGQHCLNAGGDVRVRGHSSSGQPWRIGVRHPWDASATCLVLTGTDLAVATSGVYERGHHVLDPRRGEPARGLRSVTVVGPDLGVADAYATAAVAMGVAGVGWLDRLPGHLHAVVTDDRRLLRSTTLPLAD is encoded by the coding sequence ATGGGTACGGCGATCAGCCTGGACCTCGCCGACGACCTGCCCGCCGCCACCCTCGGGACGCTTGCCGACGACACGTTCCGCTGGCTGCGCGAGGTCGACGCCCGGTTCACCACCTACCGCGAGGACAGCGAGGTACGCCGGTTCGACCGGGGGGAGCTGCCGCTGGCCGGGGCGTCGGCGGACCTGCGCGCGGTGCTGGCCCGCTGCGCCGACCTGTGGGGCGACACCGACGGCTACTTCGACGCGTACGCCACCGGGAGGTGGGACCCCTCCGGTTACGTCAAGGGTTGGGCGGCCCAGGTCGCCTCGGACCGGCTGGTGGCGGCCGGGGCGGGCCAGCACTGCCTCAACGCCGGCGGTGACGTCCGGGTACGCGGGCACTCGTCGTCCGGGCAGCCGTGGCGGATCGGCGTCCGGCATCCCTGGGACGCGTCCGCCACCTGCCTGGTGCTCACCGGCACCGACCTGGCGGTGGCCACCTCGGGCGTCTACGAGCGGGGGCACCACGTCCTGGATCCCCGGCGGGGTGAGCCGGCCCGGGGCCTGCGCTCGGTCACCGTGGTCGGCCCGGACCTGGGCGTCGCGGACGCGTACGCCACGGCGGCGGTGGCGATGGGCGTGGCCGGCGTCGGCTGGCTCGACCGGCTCCCCGGCCACCTGCACGCGGTGGTCACCGACGACCGTCGGCTGCTGCGCTCCACCACCCTGCCGCTTGCCGACTGA
- a CDS encoding bifunctional DNA primase/polymerase: MWEVVGPRVAQLSPIERVRLRRIAVRYAVHGWEVTPGACLARSRFVCGRAGCPTVGCHPALENWERGASTDPARVATWWRSRPHGVLLPTGRAFDVLEISAHLGRRLLDAVPGHPAGPGARGPVVVTPTGRWMFLVRPGDPLRPELEHCFHVVRHGTGSWIPAPPTRLPEGTVRWAVAPEQARWQLPDSYLLQNTLIEVLRADGVTLTPELLPGQLPLPRRGH, encoded by the coding sequence ATGTGGGAAGTCGTCGGGCCGAGGGTCGCCCAGCTGTCACCGATCGAACGGGTCCGGCTGCGCCGGATCGCGGTGCGGTACGCGGTACACGGCTGGGAGGTGACGCCCGGCGCCTGTCTCGCGCGCAGCCGCTTCGTGTGCGGCCGGGCCGGTTGCCCCACCGTCGGCTGCCATCCCGCCCTGGAGAACTGGGAGCGCGGGGCGAGCACCGACCCGGCCCGGGTGGCCACCTGGTGGCGCAGCCGCCCGCACGGGGTGCTGCTGCCCACCGGCCGCGCCTTCGACGTGCTGGAGATCTCGGCGCACCTCGGCCGGCGGCTGCTCGACGCGGTTCCCGGCCACCCGGCCGGCCCGGGCGCCCGGGGTCCGGTGGTGGTGACCCCGACCGGACGATGGATGTTCCTGGTCCGCCCCGGCGACCCGCTCCGCCCCGAACTGGAGCACTGCTTCCACGTGGTACGGCACGGGACCGGCTCGTGGATTCCGGCACCGCCCACCCGGCTGCCCGAGGGCACGGTGCGCTGGGCGGTCGCCCCGGAGCAGGCCCGCTGGCAACTGCCCGACTCGTACCTGTTGCAGAACACCCTGATCGAGGTGTTACGGGCCGACGGGGTGACGCTGACCCCGGAGCTGCTGCCCGGCCAGCTCCCGCTCCCGCGGCGCGGCCACTGA
- a CDS encoding zinc ribbon domain-containing protein: MKAEPQVQRRLLDLQAIDTTLAQLAHRRRSLPERAELEGLARELSALEDDRVRAQVAVDDLDRDIARLEKDIDQVRARKSKDEARLASGSGPARELEALQHELVSLNRRQGDLEDAELELMEQRETAQATLDGIEARIAETRDRRSAAEQRRDDSLAAIAKEEEFKKGARKPLAADLPAELVTLYDKIREDTGLGAALLTAGRCGGCRLDLSGADLARIRRSDPDEVVRCEDCRRIMVRTNESGL; encoded by the coding sequence GTGAAGGCTGAACCCCAGGTCCAGCGCCGCCTGCTCGATCTTCAGGCGATCGACACCACCCTCGCCCAGCTCGCCCACCGTCGCCGGTCGCTGCCCGAACGGGCCGAGCTGGAGGGGTTGGCCCGCGAGTTGTCCGCGCTGGAGGACGACCGGGTCCGCGCCCAGGTCGCCGTGGACGACCTGGACCGGGACATCGCCCGGCTGGAGAAGGACATCGACCAGGTACGGGCCCGCAAGAGCAAGGACGAGGCCCGGCTGGCCAGCGGCAGCGGGCCGGCCCGCGAGCTGGAGGCGCTCCAGCACGAGCTGGTCTCCCTCAACCGCCGCCAGGGCGACCTGGAGGACGCCGAGCTGGAGCTGATGGAGCAGCGGGAGACGGCCCAGGCGACCCTCGACGGGATCGAGGCCCGGATCGCCGAGACCCGGGACCGGCGGTCCGCCGCCGAGCAGCGCCGCGACGACAGCCTGGCCGCCATCGCCAAGGAGGAGGAGTTCAAGAAGGGCGCGCGCAAGCCGCTCGCCGCGGACCTCCCCGCCGAGCTGGTGACCCTGTACGACAAGATCCGCGAGGACACCGGGCTCGGCGCGGCGCTGCTCACCGCGGGCCGCTGCGGCGGTTGCCGGTTGGATCTCTCCGGCGCGGACCTGGCCCGGATCCGCAGGTCGGACCCGGACGAGGTGGTCCGCTGCGAGGACTGCCGACGGATCATGGTGCGTACCAACGAGTCGGGGCTGTAG
- a CDS encoding helix-turn-helix domain-containing protein — protein sequence MDELPIGRRVAYWRGRRKMSQQVFADRLGKSKSWVDKVERGVRRLDKFSVLYEIAVILRIDVQLLLGKDPERRTDALSCIDQIEVQEIRAALEQYSSMTAYFDAVSHPPPLFDMRKAVTHAWLTYQYGRYGMLTRALPKLLREAQAADAGYHGDQAKEAAHLLGQVYQIASSVLRKLGECELAWLAADRSMAVAQRADDPLLAGVATSRVCNALVAMGRARPALELNVSIANRLAPGGMNDSEPARLSVYGTLLLQGAMAAARFGDSDAVEELFHGAHEAAVMLGGDQNHYWTSFGPTNLELHRAAAAVEMGDGGRAVEIHQRIPEPSFNGLLPERRAHHLLDIARGYTQLGDIAMAGEMLLRGDRLASSEIRCRPIAHEVLSDVLRRTRGALPGPLAELAEQMGVGV from the coding sequence ATGGACGAGCTGCCGATAGGGCGACGGGTGGCCTACTGGCGCGGGCGGCGCAAGATGTCCCAACAGGTCTTCGCCGACCGGCTCGGCAAGTCCAAGAGCTGGGTCGACAAGGTCGAACGCGGGGTACGCCGACTTGACAAGTTCTCCGTCCTGTACGAGATCGCCGTCATCCTCCGGATCGACGTGCAGCTGCTGCTCGGCAAGGACCCGGAACGGCGTACCGACGCACTCAGCTGCATCGACCAGATCGAGGTGCAGGAGATCCGGGCGGCCCTGGAGCAGTACAGCTCGATGACCGCGTACTTCGACGCCGTGTCGCACCCGCCGCCGCTGTTCGACATGCGCAAGGCCGTCACGCACGCCTGGCTCACCTACCAGTACGGCCGCTACGGGATGCTCACCCGGGCGCTGCCGAAGCTGCTGCGCGAGGCCCAGGCCGCCGACGCCGGCTACCACGGTGACCAGGCGAAGGAAGCCGCCCACCTGCTAGGGCAGGTCTACCAGATCGCCTCCTCGGTGCTGCGCAAACTGGGCGAGTGCGAGTTGGCCTGGTTGGCAGCCGACCGGTCGATGGCGGTGGCCCAACGCGCCGACGACCCGCTGCTGGCAGGTGTCGCCACCTCCCGGGTCTGCAACGCGCTGGTGGCGATGGGCCGGGCCCGCCCCGCCCTGGAACTGAACGTCAGCATCGCCAACCGGCTCGCCCCCGGCGGCATGAACGACAGCGAGCCGGCCCGGCTCTCCGTCTATGGCACGCTGCTGTTGCAGGGTGCGATGGCAGCCGCCCGGTTCGGCGACTCGGACGCCGTCGAGGAACTGTTCCACGGTGCCCACGAGGCGGCCGTCATGCTGGGCGGCGACCAGAACCACTACTGGACCTCGTTCGGCCCGACGAACCTCGAACTGCACCGGGCCGCCGCCGCGGTGGAGATGGGCGACGGCGGGCGGGCGGTGGAGATCCACCAGCGCATCCCGGAGCCGAGCTTCAACGGGCTGCTGCCCGAACGCCGGGCCCACCACCTGCTCGACATCGCCCGGGGCTACACCCAGCTCGGTGACATCGCCATGGCGGGGGAGATGCTGCTGCGCGGCGACCGGCTCGCCTCGTCGGAGATCCGCTGCCGGCCCATCGCCCACGAAGTGCTCTCCGACGTCCTGCGTCGCACACGGGGTGCGTTGCCCGGGCCGCTGGCGGAGTTGGCTGAGCAGATGGGAGTCGGAGTATGA
- a CDS encoding DUF1501 domain-containing protein: MTHPMEKTVPPFPLHPECPDLRRLADDPAEALLRAEADVVAAENAAEADRYRRLEDLEEAQQDGRGVTRRTFVAGAAATATTLATAQFVTTSASFAATKTGTLIHVFLYGGLDGLSLVAPADDPVLAKARPDLLLGDDSLALGRGFKLTSAFAPLEKWLRAGQLGFVPAVSDERLSRSHFQAADACNLGGLPNETGGRGWLDSLVDSLGKGTAFRSVGIGSTLPRSLVGTNGALSLNSVGSLRLNGDDRYRAATEKAIRGLFTGINHPVEEAVIEGMGALSTAQKLAAKPYQPAEGVEYEGVGYAFQQLAQLIKGGANVRVATVGMGGYDTHENQGTRSGGQLHRRLGELANAMAAFFTDLGDRAADVTIMVSSEFGRRVASNGGGTDHGHGGVVTILSGRKLAGSLLGTWDGLSDLDSGDVPEYNNMFDVYGAVAQGRFGLTTAQVDKIFPRKKFTPMKLYA; this comes from the coding sequence GTGACGCACCCGATGGAGAAGACCGTGCCCCCGTTCCCCCTGCACCCCGAATGCCCCGACCTGCGCCGGCTGGCCGACGACCCGGCCGAGGCGCTGCTGCGCGCCGAGGCCGACGTGGTCGCCGCCGAGAACGCCGCCGAGGCCGACCGCTACCGCCGGCTGGAGGACCTGGAGGAGGCCCAGCAGGACGGGCGCGGGGTGACCCGGCGGACCTTCGTCGCCGGGGCCGCCGCCACCGCCACCACGCTGGCCACCGCCCAGTTCGTCACCACCTCCGCCTCGTTCGCGGCGACGAAGACCGGCACCCTGATCCACGTCTTCCTCTACGGCGGGCTGGACGGGCTGAGCCTGGTCGCCCCGGCCGACGACCCGGTGCTGGCCAAGGCCCGCCCGGACCTGCTGCTCGGCGACGACTCGCTGGCCCTGGGCCGGGGCTTCAAGCTGACCAGCGCCTTCGCCCCGCTGGAGAAGTGGCTCAGGGCCGGTCAGCTCGGCTTCGTCCCGGCGGTCTCCGACGAGCGGCTGTCCCGCAGCCACTTCCAGGCCGCCGACGCCTGCAACCTGGGCGGCCTGCCCAACGAGACAGGCGGCCGGGGCTGGCTGGACAGCCTGGTCGACTCCCTCGGCAAGGGCACCGCGTTCCGCAGCGTGGGCATCGGCAGCACGCTGCCCCGCTCGCTGGTCGGCACCAACGGCGCGCTGTCGCTCAACAGCGTCGGCTCGTTGCGGCTCAACGGCGACGACCGCTACCGGGCGGCCACCGAGAAGGCGATCCGGGGCCTGTTCACCGGGATCAACCACCCGGTCGAGGAGGCGGTGATCGAGGGGATGGGCGCGCTGTCGACCGCCCAGAAGCTCGCCGCGAAGCCGTACCAGCCGGCGGAGGGCGTCGAGTACGAGGGCGTCGGGTACGCCTTCCAGCAGCTCGCCCAGTTGATCAAGGGTGGGGCGAACGTCCGGGTCGCCACGGTCGGCATGGGCGGCTACGACACGCACGAGAACCAGGGCACCCGCTCCGGCGGTCAGCTGCACCGGCGGCTCGGCGAGCTGGCGAACGCGATGGCGGCCTTCTTCACCGACCTGGGTGACCGGGCCGCCGACGTCACGATCATGGTGTCCAGCGAGTTCGGCCGCCGGGTCGCCTCCAACGGCGGCGGCACCGACCACGGCCACGGCGGGGTGGTCACCATCCTGTCCGGTCGTAAGCTCGCCGGTTCGCTGCTGGGCACCTGGGACGGACTGAGCGATCTGGACTCGGGCGACGTACCTGAGTACAACAACATGTTCGACGTCTACGGTGCGGTGGCGCAGGGCCGGTTCGGGCTGACCACGGCGCAGGTGGACAAGATCTTCCCGAGGAAGAAGTTCACTCCGATGAAGCTCTACGCGTGA
- a CDS encoding FMN-binding protein, with the protein MRRALLAITGLAAGTTALVVLKGAPGGSQVAQDLPAGVPVGTPGRTGPASPGVAPDRAAATTRPTGRPGATASRTPGAARTTAGGSGTRRTPAAPRSTAAAPKSTTRKVTGPVVVTEFGNVQVQLTVSGTKIVNAVALELPQGGQSDLRSKRVDDAYSGTSGDVVRQQGASLDTISQATATSNGYRQSLQAALDQAR; encoded by the coding sequence ATGCGTCGCGCGCTTCTCGCGATCACCGGGCTGGCCGCCGGCACCACCGCCCTGGTGGTGCTCAAGGGCGCACCGGGCGGCAGCCAGGTCGCCCAGGACCTGCCGGCCGGCGTACCCGTCGGGACGCCCGGACGGACCGGTCCGGCCAGCCCTGGCGTGGCTCCGGACCGGGCCGCCGCGACGACCCGGCCGACCGGTCGCCCCGGGGCCACGGCGAGCCGCACCCCCGGTGCCGCCCGGACCACCGCAGGTGGCAGCGGCACCCGGCGCACCCCGGCCGCCCCGAGGAGCACCGCCGCCGCGCCGAAGTCGACCACCCGCAAGGTCACCGGCCCGGTGGTCGTCACGGAGTTCGGCAACGTGCAGGTGCAGCTCACCGTCTCCGGCACGAAGATCGTCAACGCGGTGGCCCTGGAACTGCCCCAGGGCGGCCAGTCCGACCTGCGCAGCAAACGGGTGGACGACGCCTACAGCGGCACCTCCGGGGACGTGGTGCGCCAGCAGGGCGCCAGCCTGGACACGATCTCCCAGGCGACCGCCACCAGCAACGGCTACCGACAGTCGTTGCAGGCCGCGCTCGACCAGGCGCGCTGA
- a CDS encoding ferredoxin reductase family protein: MTRPGLPAAGRHTGEQSRYGGRSAASVPSPPARPRRGSAGRRVLSGLFWLGLVAAVLPWWLDTPAGSLAGTADLLTAAGRVTGLVAGYLLLVQVLMMSRLGVLERGVGGERLSRVHRDLGATLLVAVSAHLSLLVVGYARTQDNPVTAQVGVLLRDFDDMVSAFVAAGILLLVGGTGIRAIRRAMPYELWHHLHLTSYLALLLGFGHQFSNGAQLFPPGPVRTCWIAGYLLVAAALLWGRLVAPLLLNLRHRLRVADVVAESPDTVSIYLTGHRLHQLDLLGGQYLRWRFLARGCWWQSHPFSLSAAANGRWLRLTVKVVGRHTADLRDLDPGTRVWAEGPSGTFTAAHRTRERALLIAGGSGIGPLRAMLEELPPGAALIYRARTPADVLLQHELDWLAQARQTSVWYVVGSRADAGPRQVMSPDGLRRLVPDLIRRDVYLCGPQGLVDSSVRVLRQAGVPRRQIHLAPFEL; this comes from the coding sequence GTGACCCGTCCGGGCCTGCCCGCAGCCGGCCGTCATACCGGGGAACAGTCCCGGTACGGCGGCCGGTCGGCTGCGTCCGTACCCTCGCCGCCGGCCCGGCCCCGACGCGGGTCCGCCGGTCGGCGGGTGCTGTCCGGGCTGTTCTGGCTGGGCCTGGTGGCCGCGGTCCTGCCGTGGTGGCTCGACACCCCGGCCGGCTCGTTGGCCGGCACCGCCGACCTGCTCACCGCCGCCGGTCGGGTCACCGGCCTGGTCGCCGGCTACCTGCTGCTGGTGCAGGTGCTGATGATGAGCCGCCTCGGTGTGCTGGAACGCGGGGTCGGCGGTGAGCGGCTGTCCCGGGTGCACCGCGACCTCGGGGCGACCCTGCTGGTGGCGGTGTCGGCCCACCTGTCGTTGCTGGTGGTCGGCTACGCGCGGACCCAGGACAACCCGGTCACCGCCCAGGTGGGGGTGCTGCTGCGCGACTTCGACGACATGGTGTCCGCCTTCGTCGCGGCCGGCATCCTGCTGCTCGTCGGCGGCACCGGCATCCGGGCGATCCGCCGGGCCATGCCCTACGAACTCTGGCACCACCTGCACCTGACCAGCTATCTGGCGCTGCTGCTCGGCTTCGGCCACCAGTTCAGCAACGGCGCGCAGCTCTTCCCGCCCGGCCCGGTACGCACCTGCTGGATCGCCGGTTACCTGCTGGTGGCCGCCGCCCTGCTCTGGGGCCGGCTGGTCGCGCCGCTGCTGCTCAACCTGCGGCACCGGCTGCGGGTGGCCGACGTGGTGGCGGAGAGCCCGGACACCGTCTCGATCTACCTGACCGGCCACCGGCTCCACCAACTCGACCTGCTCGGCGGGCAGTACCTGCGCTGGCGGTTCCTGGCCCGGGGCTGCTGGTGGCAGTCACACCCGTTCTCGCTCTCCGCCGCGGCGAACGGCCGCTGGCTGCGGCTCACCGTCAAGGTGGTCGGCAGGCACACCGCCGACCTGCGCGATCTCGACCCGGGCACCCGGGTCTGGGCGGAGGGTCCGTCCGGCACCTTCACCGCCGCGCACCGGACCCGGGAACGGGCCCTGCTGATCGCCGGCGGCAGCGGCATCGGCCCGCTGCGGGCGATGCTCGAGGAGTTGCCGCCCGGCGCGGCCCTGATCTACCGGGCCCGCACCCCGGCCGACGTGCTGCTGCAGCACGAACTGGACTGGCTTGCCCAGGCCCGGCAGACCTCCGTCTGGTATGTCGTCGGCTCCCGCGCCGACGCCGGCCCCCGGCAGGTGATGAGCCCGGACGGGCTGCGCCGGCTGGTGCCCGACCTGATCCGCCGGGACGTGTACCTGTGTGGGCCGCAGGGGCTGGTCGACTCCTCGGTGCGGGTGCTCCGCCAGGCCGGCGTGCCCCGTCGGCAGATCCACCTCGCCCCGTTCGAGCTGTAG